The Pseudomonas fluorescens nucleotide sequence GCCCAGCAGAACATCCGTACTCCAGTGAAGATCGCGATCTTCACTCTGGTCTGCACCCAGCTGTTCAACCTGGCATTCATCACCCACCTGCAGCACGCTGGCCTGGCCCTGGCCATCAGCCTTGGTGCCTGCCTGAACGCCGGCCTGTTGTACTGGAAGCTGCGTCAGCAGCAGTTGTTCCAGCCGCAACCGGGCTGGGCCAAGTTCCTCGCCAAGCTGGTGGTGGCGGTGTTGTTGATGTCGACGGTCTTGCTGGTGGGCATGCATTACATGCCGGCCTGGGCCGAAGGGCAGATGCTCGAGCGCTTCCTGCGCCTGGGCGCGCTGATCCTGGCCGGGGTCGTGACCTATTTCGGCTGTCTGTTGCTGTTTGGATTTCGCCCGCGTGACTTCGCCCGCAAGGCGTTGCATTAAGGGCTGACGACGGTCAGACGTCGGTTTTACACATTCCACGCCACGGGGTGACGCTGCTGCCTGTCGTCAGCGCCCGGGTGTGGTTATAATCGACCACTTTATGAGCAAGAAGCGCGTTATGCAGCTGGTTCGAGGCCTCCACAACCTGCGCCCCCAGCACCGGGGCTGTGTCGCCACTATTGGCAACTTCGACGGTGTTCACCGCGGCCACCAGGCAATCCTGGCACGCCTGCGTGAGCGAGCGCACGAGTTGGGCGTGCCCAGCTGCGTGGTGATTTTCGAGCCACAGCCGCGTGAATACTTCGCCCCCGACACCGCGCCTGCGCGCTTGGCCCGCCTGCGCGACAAAGTCGCCCTGCTGGCCGCCGAAGGCGTCGACCGGGTGCTGTGCCTGGCGTTCAACCAGCGCCTGAGCAAGCTCAGCGCCGCCGAGTTCGTCGACACCATCCTGGTCGATGGCCTGGGCGTCAAACACCTGGAAGTGGGCGACGATTTCCGCTTCGGTTGCGACCGGGTCGGCGACTTCGACTTCCTCGAGCAGGCCGGCATCCTCCAGGGGTTTACCGTGGAAGAGGCGCAAACCGTCGAGCTCGACGGCCTGCGGGTCAGCAGCACGCAAGTGCGCGATGCCCTGGCCAACGCCGATTTCGCCCTGGCCAAGCATTTGCTGGGCCGGCCGTTCCGCATCTGCGGGCGGGTGCTGCACGGGCAGAAGCTGGCACGCCAGCTGGGTACCCCGACAGCCAACATCCAGCTCAAGCGTCATCGCGTACCGTTCACCGGGGTCTACCTGGTCAGCGTCGACGTCGATGGCAAGAACTGGCCGGGCGTCGCCAATATCGGCGTACGGCCAACCGTTTCAGGTGATGGCAAAGCCCACCTGGAAGTACATCTTCTGGATTTTGCCGGCGATCTTTATGGCCGGCGTCTGACGGTGGAATTCCACCACAAGCTGCGTGAAGAGCAGCGATTCGCCTCCCTGGAGGCGCTGAAGTCGGCGATCGATGCGGATATCGCCGCCGCACGTGCCCATTGGCACGGTCAACCGCTAACGAAGAGCCTGAAATGACCGACTATAAAGCCACGCTAAACCTTCCGGACACCGCCTTCCCGATGAAGGCCGGCCTGCCACAGCGCGAACCGCAGATCCTGCAGCGTTGGGACAGCATTGGCCTGTACCAGAAGCTGCGCGAAATTGGCAAGGATCGTCCGAAGTTCGTGCTGCACGACGGCCCACCCTACGCCAACGGCAAGATCCACATCGGTCATGCGCTGAACAAGATTCTCAAGGACATGATTGTCCGCTCCAAGACCCTGTCCGGTTTCGACGCCCCCTACGTCCCGGGCTGGGACTGCCATGGCCTGCCGATCGAGCACAAGGTCGAAGTGACCCACGGCAAGCACCTGAGCGCCGACCAGACCCGCGAGCTGTGCCGCGCCTATGCCGCCGAGCAGATCGAAGGGCAGAAGACCGAGTTCATTCGCCTGGGTGTGCTGGGCGACTGGGACAACCCGTACAAGACCATGAACTTCGCCAACGAAGCCGGCGAAATCCGCGCGCTGGCCGAAATGGTCAAGCACGGCTTCGTGTTCAAGGGCCTCAAGCCGGTCAACTGGTGCTTTGATTGCGGTTCGGCCCTGGCCGAAGCCGAGGTCGAGTACGCCGACAAAAAATCGCAGACCATCGATGTCGCCTTCCCGGTAGCCGATGAAGCCAAGCTGGCCGCCGCCTTCGGCCTGGCCGCGCTGGCCAAGCCTGCCTCTATCATGATCTGGACCACCACCCCGTGGACCATTCCGGCCAACCAGGCGCTGAACGTCCATCCGGAGTTCAAGTACGCCCTGGTCGATACCGGCGACAAACTGCTGGTACTGGCTGAAGAGCTGGTCGAGTCGTGCCTGAAGCGTTATTCGCTGGAAGGTTCGGTAGTCGCCACCGCGCCAGGCTCGGCGCTGGAACTGATCAACTTCCGTCACCCGTTCTACGATCGTCTGTCGCCGGTGTACCTGGCCGACTACGTCGAGCTGGGCGCCGGTACCGGTGTGGTTCACTCCGCACCAGCCTACGGTGAAGACGACTTCGTCACCTGCAAGCGCTACGGCATGGTCAACGACGACATCCTTACCCCGGTGCAGAGCAACGGCGTGTACGTGCCGTCGCTGGAGTTCTTCGGCGGCCAGTTCATCTGGAAGGCCAACCCGGCCATCGTCGAAAAACTTTCTGAAGTCGGTGCGCTGATGCACACCGAAACCATCAGCCATAGCTACATGCACTGCTGGCGCCACAAGACCCCGCTGATCTATCGCGCCACCGCGCAGTGGTTCGTCGGCATGGACAAGCAGCCCGACAACGGCGAGACCCTGCGCAAGCGTGCGGTCAAGGCCATCGAAGAGACCAAGTTCGTCCCGGCCTGGGGCCAGGCGCGCCTGCATTCGATGATCGCCAACCGCCCGGACTGGTGCATCTCGCGTCAGCGTAACTGGGGCGTACCGATCCCGTTCTTCCTCAATAAGCAAACCGGCGAGTTGCACCCGCGCACCGTCGAGCTGATGGAAGAAGTGGCCAAGCGCGTCGAGAAAGAAGGCATCGAAGCCTGGTTCAAGCTCGACGCCGCCGAACTGCTCGGTGACGAGGCCGGCCAGTACGACAAGATCGCCGACACCCTCGACGTCTGGTTCGACTCCGGGACCACCCACTGGCATGTGCTGCGTGGCTCGCACAGCATCGGCCACGAGACCGGCCCGCGCGCCGACCTGTACCTGGAAGGTTCCGACCAGCACCGCGGCTGGTTCCATTCCTCGCTGCTGACCGGCTGCGCCATCGACAACCATGCGCCGTACCGCGAGCTGCTGACCCACGGCTTCACCGTCGACGAGAACGGCCGCAAGATGTCCAAGTCGCTGGGTAACACCATCGAGCCGCAGAAGGTCAACGACACCCTGGGTGCCGACATCCTGCGCCTGTGGGTTTCGGCTACCGACTACTCCGGCGAGATGGCGGTTTCCGAGCAGATCCTGCAGCGCAGCGCCGACGCCTACCGGCGTATCCGCAACACCGCGCGCTTTTTGCTCTCCAACCTGTCCGGCTTCGACCCGGCCCGCGACCTGCTGCCGGCCGAAGACATGCTGGCGCTGGACCGCTGGGCCGTCGACCGTACCCTGCTGCTGCAGCGCGAGCTGGAAGAGCACTACGGCGAATACCGCTTCTGGAACGTCTACTCGAAGATCCACAACTTCTGCGTGCAGGAGCTGGGTGGCTTCTACCTGGACATCATCAAGGACCGCCAGTACACCACCGGCGCCAACAGTGTTGCCCGTCGTTCCTGCCAGACCGCGCTGTACCACATCAGCGAAGCGCTGGTGCGCTGGATCGCGCCGATCCTGTCGTTCACCGCCGACGAGCTGTGGCAGTACCTGCCTGGCGAGCGCAACGAGTCGGTCATGCTCAACACCTGGTATGAAGGCCTGAGCGAGCTGCCGGAAGGCTTCGAGCTGGGTCGCGCCTACTGGGACCGCGTGATGGCGGCCAAAACCGCGGTCAACAAGGAACTGGAAAACCAGCGTGCGGCCAAGGCCATCGGTGGCAACCTGCAAGCCGAAGTCACCCTGTTCGCCGACGACGCCCTGAGTGCCGACCTGAACAAGCTGGGCGACGAGCTGCGTTTCGTGCTGATCACCTCGGCGGCCAGCGTTGCGCCGTTCGCCCAGGCGCCAGCCGATGCGGTCGAGACCGAAGTCCCTGGCCTGAAGCTGAAAGTGGTCAAGTCCGGCCACGCCAAGTGCGGCCGTTGCTGGCACTTCCGCGCAGACGTGGGCTCGAACCCCGAGCACCCGGAAATCTGCGCCCGTTGCGCCGACAACATCAGCGGCAAGGGTGAGGTGCGCCACTATGCCTAACCCTGGTGTGGGGCGCTTCGGGCGCCTCAGCTGGCTGTGGCTGAGCGTGCTGGTCCTGGTCCTTGACCAGGCCAGCAAGTTCTACTTCGAGGGTGCGCTGAGCCTCTACCAGCAGATCGTGGTCATTCCCGACTACTTCAGCTGGACCCTGGCCTACAACACCGGTGCTGCCTTCAGTTTCCTGGCTGACAGCTCCGGCTGGCAGCGCTGGCTGTTCGCCCTGATCGCCGTGGTGGTCAGCGCGGTCCTGGTGGTCTGGCTCAAGCGCCTGGGGCGCAACGAAACCTGGCTGGCAGTCGCCTTGGCGCTGGTGCTCGGCGGCGCGCTGGGCAACCTGTACGACCGCATCGTGCTGGGTCACGTGGTCGATTTCATCCTCGTGCACTGGCAGAACCGCTGGTACTTCCCGGCCTTCAACCTGGCCGACAGCGCCATTACCGTGGGTGCGGTGATGCTGGCGCTGGACATGTTCAAGAGCAAAAAGTCCGGAGAACCCGTCCATGACTGAGACCCGTATCGGCCAGAACACCGAAGTGAAACTGCACTTCGCGCTGCACCTGGAAAACGGCGACACCGTCGATAGCACCTTCGACAAGGCCCCGGCGGTGTTCAAGGTGGGTGATGGCAACCTGCTTCCGGGCTTCGAAGCGGCAATCTTCGGCTTCAAGGCCGGTGACAAGCGCACGGTGACCGTCGAGCCGGAAAACGCCTTCGGCCAGCCTAACCCGCAGAACGTGCAGATCATTCCACGGTCGCAATTCAACGACATGGAGCTTTCCGAAGGTCTGCTGGTGATCTTCAATGACGCTGCCAATGCCGAGCTGCCGGGTGTGGTCAAAGCCTTCGATGACGCTC carries:
- the lspA gene encoding signal peptidase II, coding for MPNPGVGRFGRLSWLWLSVLVLVLDQASKFYFEGALSLYQQIVVIPDYFSWTLAYNTGAAFSFLADSSGWQRWLFALIAVVVSAVLVVWLKRLGRNETWLAVALALVLGGALGNLYDRIVLGHVVDFILVHWQNRWYFPAFNLADSAITVGAVMLALDMFKSKKSGEPVHD
- the ribF gene encoding bifunctional riboflavin kinase/FAD synthetase encodes the protein MQLVRGLHNLRPQHRGCVATIGNFDGVHRGHQAILARLRERAHELGVPSCVVIFEPQPREYFAPDTAPARLARLRDKVALLAAEGVDRVLCLAFNQRLSKLSAAEFVDTILVDGLGVKHLEVGDDFRFGCDRVGDFDFLEQAGILQGFTVEEAQTVELDGLRVSSTQVRDALANADFALAKHLLGRPFRICGRVLHGQKLARQLGTPTANIQLKRHRVPFTGVYLVSVDVDGKNWPGVANIGVRPTVSGDGKAHLEVHLLDFAGDLYGRRLTVEFHHKLREEQRFASLEALKSAIDADIAAARAHWHGQPLTKSLK
- the fkpB gene encoding FKBP-type peptidyl-prolyl cis-trans isomerase produces the protein MTETRIGQNTEVKLHFALHLENGDTVDSTFDKAPAVFKVGDGNLLPGFEAAIFGFKAGDKRTVTVEPENAFGQPNPQNVQIIPRSQFNDMELSEGLLVIFNDAANAELPGVVKAFDDAQVTIDFNHPLAGKTLSFEVEILEVTAL
- the ileS gene encoding isoleucine--tRNA ligase, which codes for MTDYKATLNLPDTAFPMKAGLPQREPQILQRWDSIGLYQKLREIGKDRPKFVLHDGPPYANGKIHIGHALNKILKDMIVRSKTLSGFDAPYVPGWDCHGLPIEHKVEVTHGKHLSADQTRELCRAYAAEQIEGQKTEFIRLGVLGDWDNPYKTMNFANEAGEIRALAEMVKHGFVFKGLKPVNWCFDCGSALAEAEVEYADKKSQTIDVAFPVADEAKLAAAFGLAALAKPASIMIWTTTPWTIPANQALNVHPEFKYALVDTGDKLLVLAEELVESCLKRYSLEGSVVATAPGSALELINFRHPFYDRLSPVYLADYVELGAGTGVVHSAPAYGEDDFVTCKRYGMVNDDILTPVQSNGVYVPSLEFFGGQFIWKANPAIVEKLSEVGALMHTETISHSYMHCWRHKTPLIYRATAQWFVGMDKQPDNGETLRKRAVKAIEETKFVPAWGQARLHSMIANRPDWCISRQRNWGVPIPFFLNKQTGELHPRTVELMEEVAKRVEKEGIEAWFKLDAAELLGDEAGQYDKIADTLDVWFDSGTTHWHVLRGSHSIGHETGPRADLYLEGSDQHRGWFHSSLLTGCAIDNHAPYRELLTHGFTVDENGRKMSKSLGNTIEPQKVNDTLGADILRLWVSATDYSGEMAVSEQILQRSADAYRRIRNTARFLLSNLSGFDPARDLLPAEDMLALDRWAVDRTLLLQRELEEHYGEYRFWNVYSKIHNFCVQELGGFYLDIIKDRQYTTGANSVARRSCQTALYHISEALVRWIAPILSFTADELWQYLPGERNESVMLNTWYEGLSELPEGFELGRAYWDRVMAAKTAVNKELENQRAAKAIGGNLQAEVTLFADDALSADLNKLGDELRFVLITSAASVAPFAQAPADAVETEVPGLKLKVVKSGHAKCGRCWHFRADVGSNPEHPEICARCADNISGKGEVRHYA